In one window of Ovis aries strain OAR_USU_Benz2616 breed Rambouillet chromosome 5, ARS-UI_Ramb_v3.0, whole genome shotgun sequence DNA:
- the ADGRL1 gene encoding adhesion G protein-coupled receptor L1 isoform X2 translates to MARLAAALWSLCVTAILVTSATQGLSRAGLPFGLMRRELACEGYPIELRCPGSDVIMVENANYGRTDDKICDADPFQMENVQCYLPDAFKIMSQRCNNRTQCVVVAGSDAFPDPCPGTYKYLEVQYDCVPYIEVEQKVFVCPGTLQKVLEPTSTHESEHQSGAWCKDPLQAGDRIYVMPWIPYRTDTLTEYASWEDYVAARHTTTYRLPNRVDGTGFVVYDGAVFYNKERTRNIVKYDLRTRIKSGETVINTANYHDTSPYRWGGKTDIDLAVDENGLWVIYATEGNNGRLVVSQLNPYTLRFEGTWETGYDKRSASNAFMVCGVLYVLRSVYVDDDSEAAGNRVDYAFNTNANREEPVSLAFPNPYQFVSSVDYNPRDNQLYVWNNYFVVRYSLEFGPPDPSAGPATSPPLSTTTTARPTPLTSTASPAATTPLRRAPLTTHPVGAINQLGPDLPPATAPAPSTRRPPAPNLHVSPELFCEPREVRRVQWPATQQGMLVERPCPKGTRGIASFQCLPALGLWNPRGPDLSNCTSPWVNQVAQKIKSGENAANIASELARHTRGSIYAGDVSSSVKLMEQLLDILDAQLQALRPIERESAGKNYNKMHKRERTCKDYIKAVVETVDNLLRPEALESWKDMNATEQAHTATMLLDVLEEGAFLLADNVREPARFLAAKQNVVLEVTVLNTEGQVQELVFPQEYPSENSIQLSANTIKQNSRNGVVKVVFILYNNLGLFLSTENATVKLAGEAGSGGPGGASLVVNSQVIAASINKESSRVFLMDPVIFTVAHLEAKNHFNANCSFWNYSERSMLGYWSTQGCRLVESNKTHTTCACSHLTNFAVLMAHREIYQGRINELLLSVITWVGIVISLVCLAICISTFCFLRGLQTDRNTIHKNLCINLFLAELLFLVGIDKTQYEIACPIFAGLLHYFFLAAFSWLCLEGVHLYLLLVEVFESEYSRTKYYYLGGYCFPALVVGIAAAIDYRSYGTEKACWLRVDNYFIWSFIGPVSFVIVVNLVFLMVTLHKMVRSSSVLKPDSSRLDNIKSWALGAIALLFLLGLTWAFGLLFINKESVVMAYLFTTFNAFQGVFIFVFHCALQKKVHKEYSKCLRHSYCCVRSPPGGAHGSLKTSAMRSNARYYTGTQSRIRRMWNDTVRKQTESSFMAGDINSTPTLNRGTMGNHLLTNPVLQPRGGTSPYNTLIAESVGFNPSSPPVFNSPGSYREPKHPLGGREACGMDTLPLNGNFNNSYSLRSGDFPPGDGAPEPPRGRNLADAAAFEKMIISELVHNNLRGGSSGAKGPPPPEPPVPPVPGGSGEEEAGGPGGADRAEIELLYKALEEPLLLPRAQSVLYQSDLDESESCTAEDGATSRPLSSPPGRDSLYASGANLRDSPSYPDSSPEGPSEALPPPPPAPPGPPEIYYTSRPPALVARNPLQGYYQVRRPSHEGYLAAPGLEGPGPDGDGQMQLVTSL, encoded by the exons TCTTCGTGTGCCCAGGGACCCTGCAGAAGGTGCTGGAGCCCACCTCAACCCACGAGTCGGAGCACCAGTCTGGTGCATGGTGCAAGGACCCACTGCAGGCGGGTGACCGCATCTACGTCATGCCGTGGATCCCCTACCGCACGGACACGCTGACCGAGTACGCCTCGTGGGAAGACTACGTGGCAGCACGCCACACCACCACCTATCGCCTGCCCAACCGCGTAGACGGCACGGGCTTCGTGGTCTACGACGGCGCCGTCTTTTACAACAAGGAGCGCACGCGCAACATCGTCAAGTACGACCTGCGCACGCGCATTAAGAGCGGGGAGACTGTCATCAACACAGCCAATTACCACGACACCTCGCCCTACCGCTGGGGGGGCAAGACCGACATCGACCTGGCAGTGGACGAGAACGGGCTGTGGGTCATCTACGCCACCGAGGGCAACAACGGGCGGCTGGTGGTGAGCCAGCTCAACCCCTACACGCTGCGCTTCGAGGGCACGTGGGAGACCGGCTACGACAAGCGCTCCGCGTCCAACGCCTTCATGGTGTGCGGCGTCCTGTACGTGCTGCGCTCGGTGTACGTGGATGACGACAGCGAGGCAGCCGGCAACCGCGTGGACTACGCCTTCAACACCAACGCCAACCGTGAGGAGCCCGTGAGCCTGGCCTTTCCCAACCCCTACCAGTTCGTCTCCTCTGTCGACTATAACCCTCGCGACAACCAGCTCTATGTCTGGAACAACTACTTTGTGGTGCGCTATAGCCTGGAGTTTGGGCCGCCCGACCCTAGTGCGG GCCCAGCCACTTCCCCACCCCTCAGCACAACCACCACAGCCCGGCCCACACCCCTGACCAGCACGGCCTCGCCCGCAGCCACTACTCCACTCCGCCGGGCACCCCTCACCACGCACCCCGTGGGTGCCATCAACCAGCTGGGACCTGACCTACCTCCAGCCACTGCCCCGGCCCCCAGCACCCGGcggccccctgcccccaatctgcACGTGTCCCCAGAACTCTTTTGTGAACCTCGAGAGGTGCGGCGGGTCCAATGGCCGGCCACCCAGCAGGGCATGCTGGTGGAGAGGCCCTGCCCCAAGGGGACTCGAG GAATTGCCTCCTTCCAGTGTCTACCAGCCCTGGGGCTCTGGAATCCCCGGGGCCCTGACCTCAGCAACTGCACCTCCCCCTGGGTCAACCAGGTGGCCCAGAAG ATCAAGAGTGGGGAGAATGCGGCCAACATTGCCAGCGAGCTGGCCCGCCACACCCGGGGCTCCATCTACGCGGGTGACGTGTCCTCCTCTGTGAAGCTGATGGAGCAACTGCTGGACATTCTGGACGCCCAGCTGCAGGCGCTGCGGCCCATTGAGCGCGAGTCGGCTGGCAAGAACTACAACAAG ATGCACAAGCGGGAGAGAACTTGCAAGGACTATATCAAG GCTGTGGTGGAGACAGTGGACAACCTGCTGCGGCCGGAGGCCCTCGAGTCCTGGAAGGATATGAACGCCACTGAGCAGGCGCACACGGCCACCATGCTGCTGGACGTCCTGGAAGAGGGCGCCTTCCTGCTGGCGGACAACGTCAGGGAGCCGGCCCGCTTCCTGGCCGCCAAGCAGAATGTGG TCCTCGAGGTCACAGTCCTGAACACTGAGGGCCAAGTGCAGGAGCTGGTGTTCCCCCAGGAGTACCCGAGTGAGAACTCAATCCAGCTGTCTGCCAACACCATCAAGCAGAACAGCCGCAACG GAGTGGTCAAGGTTGTCTTCATTCTCTACAACAACCTGGGCCTCTTCCTGTCCACCGAGAACGCCACGGTGAAGCTGGCGGGCGAAGCAGGCTCGGGGGGCCCAGGGGGCGCCTCCCTGGTGGTGAACTCACAGGTCATCGCAGCGTCCATCAACAAGGAGTCCAGCCGAGTCTTCCTGATGGACCCTGTCATCTTCACTGTGGCCCACCTGGAG GCCAAGAACCACTTCAATGCTAACTGCTCCTTCTGGAACTACTCAGAGCGCTCCATGCTGGGCTACTGGTCAACCCAGGGCTGCCGCCTGGTGGAGTCCAACAAGACCCATACCACATGTGCCTGCAGCCACCTCACCAACTTTGCTGTGCTCATGGCGCACCGCGAGATC TACCAGGGCCGCATCAATGAGCTGCTGCTGTCAGTCATCACGTGGGTGGGCATCGTCATCTCCCTGGTCTGCCTGGCCATCTGTATCTCCACCTTCTGCTTCCTGCGGGGCCTGCAGACTGACCGCAACACCATCCACAAGAACCTCTGCATCAACCTCTTCCTGGCGGAGCTGCTCTTCCTTGTCGGGATAGACAAGACTCAGTATGAG ATCGCCTGCCCCATCTTTGCGGGCTTGCTGCACTACTTCTTCCTGGCCGCCTTCTCCTGGCTGTGCCTGGAGGGTGTGCATCTCTACCTGCTGCTGGTGGAGGTGTTTGAGAGCGAGTACTCCCGCACCAAGTACTACTACCTGGGCGGGTACTGCTTCCCTGCGCTGGTGGTGGGCATTGCGGCCGCCATCGACTACCGCAGCTATGGCACCGAGAAGGC TTGTTGGCTCCGCGTGGACAATTACTTCATCTGGAGCTTCATTGGGCCCGTCTCCTTTGTTATTGTG GTGAACCTGGTGTTCCTCATGGTGACTCTGCACAAGATGGTCCGGAGCTCATCCGTGCTCAAGCCTGACTCCAGTCGCCTCGACAACATTAA ATCCTGGGCCCTGGGGGCCATTGCGCTGCTCTTCCTGCTGGGCCTCACGTGGGCTTTCGGCCTCCTCTTCATCAACAAGGAGTCAGTGGTCATGGCGTATCTCTTCACCACCTTCAACgccttccagggggtcttcatcTTCGTCTTTCACTGCGCCTTACAGAAGAAG GTGCACAAGGAGTACAGCAAGTGCCTGCGGCACTCCTACTGCTGCGTCCGCTCGCCGCCCGGGGGCGCGCACGGCTCACTCAAGACCTCGGCCATGCGGAGCAACGCCCGCTACTACACAGGGACCCAG AGCCGAATCCGGAGGATGTGGAACGACACCGTGAGGAAGCAGACGGAATCCTCCTTCATGGCTGGAGACATCAACAGCACTCCTACCCTGAACCGAG GTACCATGGGAAACCACCTGCTGACCAACCCTGTGCTGCAGCCCCGTGGGGGCACCAGCCCCTACAACACCCTCATTGCTGAGTCAGTGGGCTTCAACCCCTCCTCGCCCCCAGTCTTCAACTCCCCAG GGAGCTACCGGGAACCCA AGCACCCCTTGGGAGGCCGGGAAGCCTGCGGCATGGATACGCTACCCCTCAACGGCAACTTCAACAACAGCTACTCCTTGCGAAGCGGGGATTTCCCTCCCGGGGACGGGGCCCCTGAGCCCCCTCGAGGCCGGAATCTGGCCGACGCCGCTGCCTTCGAGAAGATGATCATCTCGGAGCTGGTGCACAATAACCTGCGGGGGGGCAGCAGCGGAGCCAAGGGCCCTCCACCGCCGGAGCCCCCTGTGCCACCAGTGCCAGGGGGCAGCGGGGAGGAAGAGGCCGGCGGGCCCGGGGGCGCTGACCGGGCAGAGATCGAACTTCTCTACAAGGCCCTGGAGGAGCCACTGCTGCTGCCCCGGGCCCAGTCGGTGCTGTACCAGAGCGATCTGGACGAGTCGGAGAGCTGCACGGCGGAGGATGGAGCCACCAGCCGGCCCCTCTCCTCGCCTCCAGGCCGGGACTCCCTCTACGCCAGTGGGGCCAACCTGCGGGACTCGCCCTCCTACCCGGACAGCAGCCCCGAGGGGCCCAGTgaggccctgcccccacccccacctgcaccCCCTGGTCCCCCTGAAATCTACTACACCTCGCGCCCGCCGGCCCTGGTGGCCCGGAACCCCCTGCAGGGCTACTACCAGGTCCGGCGGCCCAGCCACGAGGGCTACCTGGCGGCCCCGGGCCTTGAGGGGCCAGGCCCCGACGGGGACGGGCAGATGCAACTGGTTACCAGTCTCTGA
- the ADGRL1 gene encoding adhesion G protein-coupled receptor L1 isoform X5: MARLAAALWSLCVTAILVTSATQGLSRAGLPFGLMRRELACEGYPIELRCPGSDVIMVENANYGRTDDKICDADPFQMENVQCYLPDAFKIMSQRCNNRTQCVVVAGSDAFPDPCPGTYKYLEVQYDCVPYIEVEQKVFVCPGTLQKVLEPTSTHESEHQSGAWCKDPLQAGDRIYVMPWIPYRTDTLTEYASWEDYVAARHTTTYRLPNRVDGTGFVVYDGAVFYNKERTRNIVKYDLRTRIKSGETVINTANYHDTSPYRWGGKTDIDLAVDENGLWVIYATEGNNGRLVVSQLNPYTLRFEGTWETGYDKRSASNAFMVCGVLYVLRSVYVDDDSEAAGNRVDYAFNTNANREEPVSLAFPNPYQFVSSVDYNPRDNQLYVWNNYFVVRYSLEFGPPDPSAGPATSPPLSTTTTARPTPLTSTASPAATTPLRRAPLTTHPVGAINQLGPDLPPATAPAPSTRRPPAPNLHVSPELFCEPREVRRVQWPATQQGMLVERPCPKGTRGIASFQCLPALGLWNPRGPDLSNCTSPWVNQVAQKIKSGENAANIASELARHTRGSIYAGDVSSSVKLMEQLLDILDAQLQALRPIERESAGKNYNKMHKRERTCKDYIKAVVETVDNLLRPEALESWKDMNATEQAHTATMLLDVLEEGAFLLADNVREPARFLAAKQNVVLEVTVLNTEGQVQELVFPQEYPSENSIQLSANTIKQNSRNGVVKVVFILYNNLGLFLSTENATVKLAGEAGSGGPGGASLVVNSQVIAASINKESSRVFLMDPVIFTVAHLEAKNHFNANCSFWNYSERSMLGYWSTQGCRLVESNKTHTTCACSHLTNFAVLMAHREIYQGRINELLLSVITWVGIVISLVCLAICISTFCFLRGLQTDRNTIHKNLCINLFLAELLFLVGIDKTQYEIACPIFAGLLHYFFLAAFSWLCLEGVHLYLLLVEVFESEYSRTKYYYLGGYCFPALVVGIAAAIDYRSYGTEKACWLRVDNYFIWSFIGPVSFVIVVNLVFLMVTLHKMVRSSSVLKPDSSRLDNIKSWALGAIALLFLLGLTWAFGLLFINKESVVMAYLFTTFNAFQGVFIFVFHCALQKKVHKEYSKCLRHSYCCVRSPPGGAHGSLKTSAMRSNARYYTGTQSRIRRMWNDTVRKQTESSFMAGDINSTPTLNRGTMGNHLLTNPVLQPRGGTSPYNTLIAESVGFNPSSPPVFNSPEHPLGGREACGMDTLPLNGNFNNSYSLRSGDFPPGDGAPEPPRGRNLADAAAFEKMIISELVHNNLRGGSSGAKGPPPPEPPVPPVPGGSGEEEAGGPGGADRAEIELLYKALEEPLLLPRAQSVLYQSDLDESESCTAEDGATSRPLSSPPGRDSLYASGANLRDSPSYPDSSPEGPSEALPPPPPAPPGPPEIYYTSRPPALVARNPLQGYYQVRRPSHEGYLAAPGLEGPGPDGDGQMQLVTSL; encoded by the exons TCTTCGTGTGCCCAGGGACCCTGCAGAAGGTGCTGGAGCCCACCTCAACCCACGAGTCGGAGCACCAGTCTGGTGCATGGTGCAAGGACCCACTGCAGGCGGGTGACCGCATCTACGTCATGCCGTGGATCCCCTACCGCACGGACACGCTGACCGAGTACGCCTCGTGGGAAGACTACGTGGCAGCACGCCACACCACCACCTATCGCCTGCCCAACCGCGTAGACGGCACGGGCTTCGTGGTCTACGACGGCGCCGTCTTTTACAACAAGGAGCGCACGCGCAACATCGTCAAGTACGACCTGCGCACGCGCATTAAGAGCGGGGAGACTGTCATCAACACAGCCAATTACCACGACACCTCGCCCTACCGCTGGGGGGGCAAGACCGACATCGACCTGGCAGTGGACGAGAACGGGCTGTGGGTCATCTACGCCACCGAGGGCAACAACGGGCGGCTGGTGGTGAGCCAGCTCAACCCCTACACGCTGCGCTTCGAGGGCACGTGGGAGACCGGCTACGACAAGCGCTCCGCGTCCAACGCCTTCATGGTGTGCGGCGTCCTGTACGTGCTGCGCTCGGTGTACGTGGATGACGACAGCGAGGCAGCCGGCAACCGCGTGGACTACGCCTTCAACACCAACGCCAACCGTGAGGAGCCCGTGAGCCTGGCCTTTCCCAACCCCTACCAGTTCGTCTCCTCTGTCGACTATAACCCTCGCGACAACCAGCTCTATGTCTGGAACAACTACTTTGTGGTGCGCTATAGCCTGGAGTTTGGGCCGCCCGACCCTAGTGCGG GCCCAGCCACTTCCCCACCCCTCAGCACAACCACCACAGCCCGGCCCACACCCCTGACCAGCACGGCCTCGCCCGCAGCCACTACTCCACTCCGCCGGGCACCCCTCACCACGCACCCCGTGGGTGCCATCAACCAGCTGGGACCTGACCTACCTCCAGCCACTGCCCCGGCCCCCAGCACCCGGcggccccctgcccccaatctgcACGTGTCCCCAGAACTCTTTTGTGAACCTCGAGAGGTGCGGCGGGTCCAATGGCCGGCCACCCAGCAGGGCATGCTGGTGGAGAGGCCCTGCCCCAAGGGGACTCGAG GAATTGCCTCCTTCCAGTGTCTACCAGCCCTGGGGCTCTGGAATCCCCGGGGCCCTGACCTCAGCAACTGCACCTCCCCCTGGGTCAACCAGGTGGCCCAGAAG ATCAAGAGTGGGGAGAATGCGGCCAACATTGCCAGCGAGCTGGCCCGCCACACCCGGGGCTCCATCTACGCGGGTGACGTGTCCTCCTCTGTGAAGCTGATGGAGCAACTGCTGGACATTCTGGACGCCCAGCTGCAGGCGCTGCGGCCCATTGAGCGCGAGTCGGCTGGCAAGAACTACAACAAG ATGCACAAGCGGGAGAGAACTTGCAAGGACTATATCAAG GCTGTGGTGGAGACAGTGGACAACCTGCTGCGGCCGGAGGCCCTCGAGTCCTGGAAGGATATGAACGCCACTGAGCAGGCGCACACGGCCACCATGCTGCTGGACGTCCTGGAAGAGGGCGCCTTCCTGCTGGCGGACAACGTCAGGGAGCCGGCCCGCTTCCTGGCCGCCAAGCAGAATGTGG TCCTCGAGGTCACAGTCCTGAACACTGAGGGCCAAGTGCAGGAGCTGGTGTTCCCCCAGGAGTACCCGAGTGAGAACTCAATCCAGCTGTCTGCCAACACCATCAAGCAGAACAGCCGCAACG GAGTGGTCAAGGTTGTCTTCATTCTCTACAACAACCTGGGCCTCTTCCTGTCCACCGAGAACGCCACGGTGAAGCTGGCGGGCGAAGCAGGCTCGGGGGGCCCAGGGGGCGCCTCCCTGGTGGTGAACTCACAGGTCATCGCAGCGTCCATCAACAAGGAGTCCAGCCGAGTCTTCCTGATGGACCCTGTCATCTTCACTGTGGCCCACCTGGAG GCCAAGAACCACTTCAATGCTAACTGCTCCTTCTGGAACTACTCAGAGCGCTCCATGCTGGGCTACTGGTCAACCCAGGGCTGCCGCCTGGTGGAGTCCAACAAGACCCATACCACATGTGCCTGCAGCCACCTCACCAACTTTGCTGTGCTCATGGCGCACCGCGAGATC TACCAGGGCCGCATCAATGAGCTGCTGCTGTCAGTCATCACGTGGGTGGGCATCGTCATCTCCCTGGTCTGCCTGGCCATCTGTATCTCCACCTTCTGCTTCCTGCGGGGCCTGCAGACTGACCGCAACACCATCCACAAGAACCTCTGCATCAACCTCTTCCTGGCGGAGCTGCTCTTCCTTGTCGGGATAGACAAGACTCAGTATGAG ATCGCCTGCCCCATCTTTGCGGGCTTGCTGCACTACTTCTTCCTGGCCGCCTTCTCCTGGCTGTGCCTGGAGGGTGTGCATCTCTACCTGCTGCTGGTGGAGGTGTTTGAGAGCGAGTACTCCCGCACCAAGTACTACTACCTGGGCGGGTACTGCTTCCCTGCGCTGGTGGTGGGCATTGCGGCCGCCATCGACTACCGCAGCTATGGCACCGAGAAGGC TTGTTGGCTCCGCGTGGACAATTACTTCATCTGGAGCTTCATTGGGCCCGTCTCCTTTGTTATTGTG GTGAACCTGGTGTTCCTCATGGTGACTCTGCACAAGATGGTCCGGAGCTCATCCGTGCTCAAGCCTGACTCCAGTCGCCTCGACAACATTAA ATCCTGGGCCCTGGGGGCCATTGCGCTGCTCTTCCTGCTGGGCCTCACGTGGGCTTTCGGCCTCCTCTTCATCAACAAGGAGTCAGTGGTCATGGCGTATCTCTTCACCACCTTCAACgccttccagggggtcttcatcTTCGTCTTTCACTGCGCCTTACAGAAGAAG GTGCACAAGGAGTACAGCAAGTGCCTGCGGCACTCCTACTGCTGCGTCCGCTCGCCGCCCGGGGGCGCGCACGGCTCACTCAAGACCTCGGCCATGCGGAGCAACGCCCGCTACTACACAGGGACCCAG AGCCGAATCCGGAGGATGTGGAACGACACCGTGAGGAAGCAGACGGAATCCTCCTTCATGGCTGGAGACATCAACAGCACTCCTACCCTGAACCGAG GTACCATGGGAAACCACCTGCTGACCAACCCTGTGCTGCAGCCCCGTGGGGGCACCAGCCCCTACAACACCCTCATTGCTGAGTCAGTGGGCTTCAACCCCTCCTCGCCCCCAGTCTTCAACTCCCCAG AGCACCCCTTGGGAGGCCGGGAAGCCTGCGGCATGGATACGCTACCCCTCAACGGCAACTTCAACAACAGCTACTCCTTGCGAAGCGGGGATTTCCCTCCCGGGGACGGGGCCCCTGAGCCCCCTCGAGGCCGGAATCTGGCCGACGCCGCTGCCTTCGAGAAGATGATCATCTCGGAGCTGGTGCACAATAACCTGCGGGGGGGCAGCAGCGGAGCCAAGGGCCCTCCACCGCCGGAGCCCCCTGTGCCACCAGTGCCAGGGGGCAGCGGGGAGGAAGAGGCCGGCGGGCCCGGGGGCGCTGACCGGGCAGAGATCGAACTTCTCTACAAGGCCCTGGAGGAGCCACTGCTGCTGCCCCGGGCCCAGTCGGTGCTGTACCAGAGCGATCTGGACGAGTCGGAGAGCTGCACGGCGGAGGATGGAGCCACCAGCCGGCCCCTCTCCTCGCCTCCAGGCCGGGACTCCCTCTACGCCAGTGGGGCCAACCTGCGGGACTCGCCCTCCTACCCGGACAGCAGCCCCGAGGGGCCCAGTgaggccctgcccccacccccacctgcaccCCCTGGTCCCCCTGAAATCTACTACACCTCGCGCCCGCCGGCCCTGGTGGCCCGGAACCCCCTGCAGGGCTACTACCAGGTCCGGCGGCCCAGCCACGAGGGCTACCTGGCGGCCCCGGGCCTTGAGGGGCCAGGCCCCGACGGGGACGGGCAGATGCAACTGGTTACCAGTCTCTGA